One stretch of Euphorbia lathyris chromosome 7, ddEupLath1.1, whole genome shotgun sequence DNA includes these proteins:
- the LOC136234765 gene encoding uncharacterized protein: MVGGIFSSMKMKRKDLEDVNDDFSDFSLSAPARKSRRLDVDLPPIMEEEEPENGAVVDHQYLAEEKEAMVDENQERAIVLFKHVNNRPLMLHSPCNFSVSVDSDLISGIKNQYPWPSCSGNTKSTKEEAIDNSMAVVPWVPSQLHFTQGTDLSQLHFTQGTDLSGAEAPDLMDAEQDGESAMEIEGNDAAETLLQNGLDGTRVNEGLHQWQQQHCLIPQLPFNTSTPIPWSR, translated from the exons ATGGTGGGAGGCATTTTTTCGTcgatgaagatgaagaggaaagATCTTGAAGATGTTAATGATGATTTCTCCGATTTCTCTTTGTCCGCTCCTGCTCGAAAGAGTCGCCGACTG GATGTGGATTTGCCGCCGATTATGGAGGAGGAAGAGCCGGAAAACGGTGCGGTGGTTGATCATCAGTATTTAGCTGAAGAGAAGGAGGCTATGGTGGATGAAAACCAAGAAAGAGCTATTGTTCTGTTCAAGCATGTGAATAACCGTCCTCTTATGCTACATTCTCCTTGCAATTTCTCGGTCTCTGTGGATTCTGACCTCATCTCTGGAATTAAGA ATCAGTATCCTTGGCCGAGCTGCTCTGGTAACACGAAATCGACCAAAGAAGAAGCAATCGATAATAGCATGGCTGTTGTTCCGTGGGTTCCTTCTCAGCTTCATTTCACACAAGGAACAGACCTCTCCCAGCTTCATTTCACACAAGGAACAGACCTCTCTGGAGCAGAGGCTCCTGACCTAATGGATGCTGAACAAGACGGTGAATCAGCAATGGAAATTGAAGGCAACGATGCAGCCGAAACACTACTGCAAAATGGATTGGATGGAACGAGAGTAAATGAAGGATTACACCAATGGCAGCAACAACACTGCTTGATACCGCAGCTACCTTTCAACACTTCCACTCCCATACCGTGGTCGCGTTAG
- the LOC136235453 gene encoding uncharacterized protein isoform X3 produces the protein MIHRSFSPEKNELSETSDDIFSDSERSQSPSHIKDGSDEMRSGLHTAIDRFLNQTLLIVMNLYKIVFTINNLQQLLLAKGIRSSRIQVLLRESEFMASYWCFSSRRGHWDLWKCHNHEGIQHSSVRCSLGLGAARCCCLLFPFPSCTFVLWFSFHILTMVMMLKPFDKANCFNVCRYLSLCTKPHCWNIPDEVEDMIVEDIKTDTPFKIR, from the exons ATGATCCACCGTTCCTTCTCACCGGAGAAGAACGAACTATCGGAAACTTCCGATGATATCTTTTCTGACTCTGAGAGATCTCAATCACCGAGTCATATCAAAGATGGAAGTGATGAGATGCGATCAGGGTTACATACTGCAATCGATCGCTTCCTAAATCAGACTCTACTGATAGTCATGAACCTATACAAAATTGTCTTCACGATTAATAACCTGCAGCAGCTACTTCTAGCGAAG GGAATCAGATCATCCCGTATACAAGTCCTTCTCCGAGAATCGGAATTCATGGCTTCGTATTGGTGCTTTTCCAGCAGAAGGGGCCATTGGGACTTGTGGAAGTGCCACAATCACGAAGGAATTCAGCACTCATCTGTTCGCTGCTCTTTGGGACTTGGGGCTGCCCGCTGCTGTTgtcttctttttccttttccg AGCTGCACCTTCGTCTTGTGGTTTTCATTTCATATTCTCACAATGGTGATGATGCTTAAGCCATTCGATAAGGCCAATTGCTTTAATGTGTGTCGTTATCTCTCATTGTGCACCAAGCCCCACTGTTGGAACATTCCCGACGAAGTAGAAGATATGATAGTAGAAGACATAAAAACCGATACACCTTTTAAG ATCCGATGA
- the LOC136235453 gene encoding uncharacterized protein isoform X1 — protein sequence MIHRSFSPEKNELSETSDDIFSDSERSQSPSHIKDGSDEMRSGLHTAIDRFLNQTLLIVMNLYKIVFTINNLQQLLLAKGIRSSRIQVLLRESEFMASYWCFSSRRGHWDLWKCHNHEGIQHSSVRCSLGLGAARCCCLLFPFPSCTFVLWFSFHILTMVMMLKPFDKANCFNVCRYLSLCTKPHCWNIPDEVEDMIVEDIKTDTPFKISRDDLVLQRGESVMKCMNADGLKYWVGRVFILKKGVIRINTDASIMNGKGGIGVVFLDHLGMLHADIV from the exons ATGATCCACCGTTCCTTCTCACCGGAGAAGAACGAACTATCGGAAACTTCCGATGATATCTTTTCTGACTCTGAGAGATCTCAATCACCGAGTCATATCAAAGATGGAAGTGATGAGATGCGATCAGGGTTACATACTGCAATCGATCGCTTCCTAAATCAGACTCTACTGATAGTCATGAACCTATACAAAATTGTCTTCACGATTAATAACCTGCAGCAGCTACTTCTAGCGAAG GGAATCAGATCATCCCGTATACAAGTCCTTCTCCGAGAATCGGAATTCATGGCTTCGTATTGGTGCTTTTCCAGCAGAAGGGGCCATTGGGACTTGTGGAAGTGCCACAATCACGAAGGAATTCAGCACTCATCTGTTCGCTGCTCTTTGGGACTTGGGGCTGCCCGCTGCTGTTgtcttctttttccttttccg AGCTGCACCTTCGTCTTGTGGTTTTCATTTCATATTCTCACAATGGTGATGATGCTTAAGCCATTCGATAAGGCCAATTGCTTTAATGTGTGTCGTTATCTCTCATTGTGCACCAAGCCCCACTGTTGGAACATTCCCGACGAAGTAGAAGATATGATAGTAGAAGACATAAAAACCGATACACCTTTTAAG ATTTCAAGGGATGATCTAGTTTTGCAACGTGGTGAATCCGTTATGAAATGCATGAATGCTGATGGCTTGAAATATTGGGTGGGAAGAGTTTTTATTCTTAAAAAAGGTGTGATTAGAATAAATACGGACGCATCTATTATGAATGGAAAGGGAGGCATTGGAGTGGTTTTTCTTGACCATTTAGGAATGCTACATGCTGACATTGTTTAG
- the LOC136235453 gene encoding uncharacterized protein isoform X2, producing the protein MIHRSFSPEKNELSETSDDIFSDSERSQSPSHIKDGSDEMRSGLHTAIDRFLNQTLLIVMNLYKIVFTINNLQQLLLAKGIRSSRIQVLLRESEFMASYWCFSSRRGHWDLWKCHNHEGIQHSSVRCSLGLGAARCCCLLFPFPSCTFVLWFSFHILTMVMMLKPFDKANCFNVCRYLSLCTKPHCWNIPDEVEDMIVEDIKTDTPFKISTLVELL; encoded by the exons ATGATCCACCGTTCCTTCTCACCGGAGAAGAACGAACTATCGGAAACTTCCGATGATATCTTTTCTGACTCTGAGAGATCTCAATCACCGAGTCATATCAAAGATGGAAGTGATGAGATGCGATCAGGGTTACATACTGCAATCGATCGCTTCCTAAATCAGACTCTACTGATAGTCATGAACCTATACAAAATTGTCTTCACGATTAATAACCTGCAGCAGCTACTTCTAGCGAAG GGAATCAGATCATCCCGTATACAAGTCCTTCTCCGAGAATCGGAATTCATGGCTTCGTATTGGTGCTTTTCCAGCAGAAGGGGCCATTGGGACTTGTGGAAGTGCCACAATCACGAAGGAATTCAGCACTCATCTGTTCGCTGCTCTTTGGGACTTGGGGCTGCCCGCTGCTGTTgtcttctttttccttttccg AGCTGCACCTTCGTCTTGTGGTTTTCATTTCATATTCTCACAATGGTGATGATGCTTAAGCCATTCGATAAGGCCAATTGCTTTAATGTGTGTCGTTATCTCTCATTGTGCACCAAGCCCCACTGTTGGAACATTCCCGACGAAGTAGAAGATATGATAGTAGAAGACATAAAAACCGATACACCTTTTAAG ATCAGTACCCTGGTCGAGCTGCTCTGA